The following proteins are encoded in a genomic region of Maniola jurtina chromosome 17, ilManJurt1.1, whole genome shotgun sequence:
- the LOC123873530 gene encoding uncharacterized protein LOC123873530, with protein MKLDSNNKMINGDSGAETPEDVVDPRQNAEDIIDEILAEFSESRSPDAVRNGNGIPENLFNMIQPPRTRTPANSFSENATIEDIDPSSDLGTSIRNKCLELEEILQSLKSRLNHVVLDENIVLSPDANSMEAQLEHDLDTDCQEELSLQEFLEILHSQNKISPSGVQ; from the coding sequence ATGAAGTTAGATTCTAATAACAAGATGATTAATGGTGACAGTGGTGCTGAAACGCCAGAGGATGTTGTGGATCCGCGCCAAAACGCGGAGGACATAATCGACGAAATTCTCGCAGAGTTCTCAGAATCCCGATCGCCTGATGCCGTGCGAAATGGTAACGGCATTCCGGAGAACTTGTTTAATATGATACAGCCGCCTCGTACTCGGACCCCAGCGAATTCGTTCTCGGAAAACGCTACGATAGAAGACATCGATCCATCGTCCGATCTCGGAACGTCAATTCGAAATAAGTGCTTAGAGTTAGAGGAGATCCTCCAAAGCTTAAAGTCCAGGCTGAACCATGTCGTACTCGACGAAAACATCGTCCTCAGCCCGGATGCCAACTCCATGGAAGCCCAGCTCGAACATGACCTCGACACAGACTGCCAAGAGGAACTTTCCTTGCAAGAGTTCCTCGAGATTTTACATtcgcaaaacaaaatttcaccAAGTGGCGTCCAATGA
- the LOC123873518 gene encoding X-ray repair cross-complementing protein 5-like: MAPTKIDHGTIIILDIGKNASLPEEKNGQSFFEKAKECTGRIIERKIISQGKNLVGIILLGAKTTNNSLADMAPGTCRHIEILEELQYPTWSMIRKLPDKPSKSKGNWFDALLVAADHLKNGVPATKIAQKKIILMTNFQAPSDMEDGQVKQAISGFQEEGFEVDVIGPDIYSEENSNYDVELAKLFVEETKGATATFDYTMRYLLFHKKRAVNAMPWNVDLSIGPNIKIPVSAYIRIKDEPVVKKWEKAIRNPVTNAASSSEGIKKEKLHINTEDQTTVGSDNVIKGYEYGQQVIPFSECDKSMLYDPGQKSLKVYGFTKASNITWQNLNGDGLAYVFGRKRDKKAQYALRCLIECLCELELVGIVRRVYNNGNAPKMYALMPVIDTNNFVCLSMVGICYKDEIKNMAFPVTSIKKYACNEEQVDCFKELIKSMDLTRAYEESEFDDTEAFPIAKMVSPSAQYILDCIAYRAMNPGKPLPQPRDDIVMLFKIPPLIEKRSREIAEKLKKLFVLNKVEIKKRDKKKNQAMDVDDYQQNQPSTSNDVTMDDLPKIELKMFKKPDNVQRIGTVNPINDFDTLKKGGKILTDLATQMTEAIESMVYGNIDGNFSKALDAMMHFRNECLTNDPKLYNNWLKIFLMELTDRKRSNVIDMIKEKKLNYILQSENSLSTIQSNTCDDSQLYENDTVPTLTEVSISSEVNDLFDDM; encoded by the exons ATGGCTCCAACAAAAATTGATCATGGCACAATAATAATACTGGACATCGGCAAGAATGCATCGCTACCAGAAGAAAAGAATGGGCAATCTTTTTTTGAAAAGGCGAAGGAATGCACTGGTCGAATCATAGAACGGAAGATTATCAGCCAAGGCAAGAACTTGGTGGGAATAATTTTGCTAGGAGCTAAGACAACTAACAATAGTTTGGCTGATATGGCACCAGGTACTTGTCGGCATATTGAAATATTAGAAGAGCTGCAGTATCCTACTTGGTCGATGATACGCAAACTTCCTGATAAG CCTTCAAAATCAAAAGGAAATTGGTTTGATGCACTTCTAGTTGCAGCTGaccatttaaaaaatggagtaCCAGCTACAAAAATTGCACAGAAAAAGATAATATTGATGACAAACTTTCAAGCACCTTCTGATATGGAGGATGGTCAAGTAAAACAG GCAATATCAGGATTTCAAGAAGAAGGTTTTGAAGTTGACGTCATTGGACCAGATATTTATTCAGAAGAAAATAGCAACTATGATGTAGAACTGGCAAAACTTTTTGTTGAAGAAACCAAAGGAGCAACGGCTACGTTTGATTACACCATGAGATATTTACTCTTCCACAAGAAAAGGGCTGTTAATGCTATGCCTTGGAATGTAGATCTGAGTATAGGTCCTAACATAAAAATACCTGTTTCAGCTTATATTAGAATTAAAGATGAACCAGTTGTCAAGAAATGGGAAAAAGCAATTAGGAATCCTGTCACTAACGCAGCAAGTTCATCTGAAGGCATTAAGAAAGAAAAGCTCCATATTAACACAGAAGATCAAACAACAGTTGGTTCTGATAATGTGATTAAAGGATATGAATATGGACAGCAAGTAATTCCTTTTTCAGAGTGTGATAAGAGTATGCTTTATGATCCAGGacagaagtctttaaaagtGTATGGTTTTACGAAAGCCAGTAATATTACATGGCAAAATTTAAATGGCGATGGATTGGCTTACGTGTTTGGGCGTAAACGTGATAAAAAGGCGCAATATGCATTAAGATGTTTAATTGAATGTCTTTGTGAATTGGAATTGGTAGGCATAGTTAGAAGAGTTTACAATAATGGAAATGCACCTAAAATGTATGCTCTTATGCCTGTAATAGACACAAACAACTTTGTCTGTTTATCTATGGTTGGTATTTGTTATAAGGATGAAATTAAAAACATGGCATTCCCTGTCACAAGTATTAAAAAGTATGCTTGTAATGAAGAGCAGGTTGATTGCTTTAAGGAACTGATAAAATCTATGGATTTAACAAGAGCATATGAGGAATCTGAGTTTGATGACACTGAAGCTTTTCCAATAGCTAAAATGGTTAGCCCATCTGCTCAATATATTTTAGATTGCATTGCTTACCGAGCCATGAATCCAGGGAAACCCTTGCCTCAACCAAGGGATGATATTGTCATGTTATTTAAAATACCACCATTAATAGAGAAGAGATCCAGAGAAATTGCAGAAAAACTGAagaaattatttgttttaaataaagtgGAAATCAAAAAGagagataaaaagaaaaatcaagCTATGGATGTTGACGATTATCAACAGAACCAACCATCCACATCCAATGATGTCACAATGGATGACTTACCCAAAATTGAACTTAAGATGTTCAAGAAACCTGATAATGTACAAAGGATAGGCACTGTGAATccaataaatgactttgatacACTCAAAAAGGGGGGTAAGATATTGACCGATCTGGCAACACAGATGACCGAAGCTATTGAAAGTATGGTATATGGCAACATAGATGGAAATTTCAGTAAAGCCCTAGATGCAATGATGCATTTTAGGAATGAGTGTCTCACAAATGACCCCAAGCTATACAACAATTGGCTCAAAATCTTCCTAATGGAACTCACTGATCGCAAACGAAGCAATGTCATTGATATGATCAAGGAAAAGAAATTAAACTATATTCTGCAAAGTGAGAACAGTTTAAGTACTATTCAGTCAAATACATGTGATGACAGTCAGTTGTATGAAAATGATACAGTGCCTACACTAACTGAAGTCAGCATAAGTTCAGAAGTCAATGATCTTTTTGATGACATgtaa
- the LOC123873519 gene encoding 2-phosphoxylose phosphatase 1 has translation MMKFSFQHRAFYCYLGMSVWICFLITVVYKYMSVEEDTVALKVTQHEYVSKTDSKYRKLFLRACNPPDSIVRGSEAAVDSDTWLLQGVLVVTRHGDRGPLTHLRGGDKLPCDSVPVSPMLKSYEEFVLNASASGRAWWVAAPGPFHNFPSLPRAAATHCALGQLTPTGVLQMVTVGNIIREAYGDKLGMENMDLTGKREMGGVAYSTRYRRTFQSAQALAWGSTRSAAAAKEAHSVSFCFRHCACQAQHALAKKISLQAKHRLESHPAVKELIKKLSKVLFESQEYTDADVVRDALLAYMCHDATLPCTEKPKKTKKLSLNKQKKKFRIDTVPKRNLLDIDIDTLNMELDYINQLDFNNEIGRKARDIIGRYDKKPPLDFDAQMEREKLLYYQQRYMDNIDSYDDVVIVKKNLDQDFNFPNDARMDTDFDEDYKEPTPENTEEFCIKKDHIMSVFAYLEWSYKQEIKNIHNRRRGLLIAYGLIHNIVQNMIRIISENKPKLVIYSGHDKTLQALILALGLSSYQHYNIQYASRMIFEVYRKRDLRDEFKFTKRRAIAQDFYFRVVYNGEDVTNKLSFCKNKQNVMMKVLDAIDDMKVYNTYLCPIENIVRFIHDDYFSGFNVSNFKDACATYGSGNHVI, from the exons ATGATGAAGTTTTCGTTCCAACATCGAGCATTTTACTGCTATCTTGGCATGAGTGTATGGATTTGTTTCCTTATAACTG TTGTATACAAGTACATGTCAGTAGAGGAAGATACAGTAGCACTAAAGGTAACTCAGCACGAATATGTCTCTAAAACTGACTCCAAGTATAGAAAGCTGTTCCTACGAGCATGCAACCCTCCTGACAGCATTGTCCGAGGATCAGAAG CTGCTGTGGATTCCGACACTTGGCTGTTGCAAGGAGTGTTAGTGGTGACAAGGCATGGCGATCGCGGCCCTTTGACTCATCTTAGAGGAGGCGATAAGCTCCCTTGCGACTCTGTGCCTGTCTCGCCTATGCTCAAAAG TTATGAAGAGTTTGTGCTAAATGCGAGCGCATCCGGGCGCGCGTGGTGGGTGGCGGCCCCGGGGCCATTCCACAACTTCCCTTCTTTGCCCCGCGCCGCTGCCACTCACTGTGCTTTGGGGCAACTCACACCGACTGGCGTATTACAGATGGTCACTGTTG gaAACATCATTCGGGAAGCCTATGGTGATAAATTGGGGATGGAAAATATGGACCTAACTGGAAAGCGGGAAATGG GAGGTGTAGCGTACAGCACTCGCTACAGGCGGACTTTCCAGTCGGCACAAGCGCTGGCCTGGGGCAGCACGCGCTCGGCCGCCGCCGCCAAGGAAGCGCACAGCGTGTCCTTCTGCTTCAGACACTGCGCCTGCCAAGCGCAACACGCTCTAGCCAA AAAAATCAGTTTACAAGCAAAACACCGCTTAGAATCCCACCCGGCCGTCAAGGAATTGATAAAAAAACTGTCCAAGGTATTGTTCGAATCTCAGGAATACACCGACGCGGACGTAGTCAGGGACGCTTTACTAGCTTACATGTGCCACGACGCAACACTACCTTGCACTGAAAAACCAAAGAAAACCAAAAAACTATCGCTTAACAAACAGAAAAAGAAATTCCGCATAGACACCGTCCCGAAAAGAAATCTTTTAGATATAGACATTGATACTTTAAATATGGAGTTGGATTATATCAACCAGTTAGATTTCAATAACGAAATTGGTAGAAAAGCGAGGGATATTATAGGGAGATATGACAAGAAACCGCCTTTAGATTTCGACGCACAAATGGAAAGAGAAAAGCTCTTATACTACCAACAGAGATACATGGACAACATTGACTCGTATGATGACGTGGTGATAGTCAAAAAGAATTTGGACCAAGATTTTAACTTTCCAAATGATGCCAGAATGGATACAGACTTCGATGAAGATTACAAGGAACCTACACCAGAGAATACTGAAgagttttgtataaaaaaagatcACATCATGTCCGTTTTCGCGTACTTAGAATGGAGTTATAAACAAGAAATAAAGAATATACACAATAGGCGACGCGGTTTACTAATAGCTTACGGTCTCATACATAATATAGTTCAGAATATGATACGCATTATATCTGAAAATAAACcaaaattagttatttattcTGGGCACGATAAAACATTGCAAGCGTTAATTTTAGCGTTAGGTCTAAGTAGTTATCAACATTACAATATACAGTATGCTTCGCGAATGATTTTCGAGGTTTACAGAAAAAGGGATCTGAGAGACGAGTTTAAATTTACTAAACGAAGGGCGATTGCTCAAGATTTTTACTTTCGCGTAGTTTACAACGGCGAGGATGTAACAAATAAACtaagtttttgtaaaaataaacagaATGTTATGATGAAAGTTCTAGACGCTATAGATGATATGAAAGTATACAATACATATCTATGTCCGATAGAAAATATAGTTAGGTTTATACATGACGATTATTTTTCGGGTTTTAATGTTAGCAATTTTAAAGACGCCTGCGCTACTTACGGTAGTGGTAACCATGTGATCTAG
- the LOC123873529 gene encoding uncharacterized protein LOC123873529, whose translation MSWDITLDFEYVVTKKAPPRLCFGTKMSRETLPMSGPALSPFMRRIQHQVMPKLGPGTYENNRDAFYELTHRIYSKCYYGPTSPRWKVKHEYQPPPKELPPSVPIPQNCAPFNSTSKRKGLFKATDCPAPCDYYPMYKKRQMKFAYSFTGKKVLKCAVEIKCVPYNLDACGYCGCSCSAQGDYWQYENRIFLCRKHYSRFFKNCLAKFQGVKLADFKSVRDCFFAHAHNSCKAALKIMKSEEIEKKLRKEAYLDLYFPQRRFCNN comes from the exons ATGTCCTGGGACATAACGTTAG ATTTTGAATATGTCGTGACGAAGAAGGCCCCACCACGCCTTTGTTTCGGTACGAAGATGAGCCGTGAAACTTTACCCATGAGTGGACCAGCCTTAAGCCCTTTCATGAGACGCATCCAACATCAAGTAATGCCGAAATTGGGACCCGGCACGTACGAAAATAATCGTGATGCGTTTTATGAACTTACACATAGG ATATACAGCAAATGTTATTATGGGCCTACGTCACCAAGGTGGAAAGTTAAGCATGAGTATCAGCCGCCACCCAAAGAACTTCCACCATCCGTACCAATACCCCAAAACTGTGCGCCTTTTAACTCTACGTCGAAAAGAAAAGGGCTGTTTAAGGCAACCGATTGTCCCGC aCCATGCGATTACTATCCAATGTATAAGAAGAGACAAATGAAGTTCGCTTACAGTTTCACCGGGAAAAAAGTTTTGAAATGCGCGGTTGAG ATCAAATGTGTCCCGTATAATTTGGACGCTTGTGGGTACTGTGGATGCTCATGCTCTGCTCAAGGCGATTACTGGCAGTACGAGAACAGAATTTTCCTATGCAGGAAACATTATtcaagatttttcaaaaactgctTAGCCAAATTTCAGGGTGTGAAATTAGCTGATTTcaag tctgtaagagattgcttttTCGCACATGCGCACAATAGTTGCAAGGCTGCATTGAAAATTATGAAGAGTGAAGAAATCGAAAAGAAGTTGAGGAAAGAAGCCTATCTCGATTTATATTTTCCGCAACGCAGATTTTGTAACAATTAG